From one Peredibacter starrii genomic stretch:
- a CDS encoding S8 family serine peptidase produces the protein MKAIPSLSLLILLASCGFNTSPDQMKKLDLVNSNVISIREVNAEVATFMVRLDAPALLESASYNGAHIQIDEGQKALVLSQQQQFVESIKKLDPSIQVLYSTKLVMNSVTIIAHPSIMGAVNQLPMVKNVREMSLFNSPSPVTLNNSKEALTKTIEDLTQKNSVSFIGAKEARESMGLTGKGLRIGILDTGIDYTHKMFGGSGSVEEYKGIDATKEVSMFPNDKIVGGIDLVGDLYSPGSPYKEHRIPKPDMNPLDYNGHGTHVAGTVAGHGDGVNTYDGVAPDSTMYAIKVFGQNSTGDAVVIAGLEYSVDPNGDLNPDDRMDIVNLSLGGPYGKPSINYAEAVKNIVKAGVSFVAAAGNSGSVPFIVGAPSTAVDAFSVAAGIDDMLHTTQVDAARVAIDGAEENIISVYGEFSKKLKEGEVVSGEIAYIGLANEALSPELAAQVQGKIALIDRGGEPFATKAGHALKAGAIGVAVANNNDEEPSSMVGDGELTIPAVMISKAQGQKLQGALKANKEVKFSFSTEYKFSRTEFIDTITGFSSRGPRSEDGIIKPEIVAPGQLITSAKAGGGEKAARLNGTSMASPHMAGVMALVKQRFPDLSVLDHKYILMSTAKIISDNKGVRYPVTSQGAGRVDVMKAVNAKVLPSRGSFSLGKVDLSRNEIKEQNITLTNLTSEDIEFMLKAELTPGLVLNETSRSFSIKAGGKLDLNLHFNLNLTDKDRSNYDGFIKLIDDSGKVMASFPVLAVVHQSSEISAVAVNQVEDKFSVTLKNNSSMKGTVLPFNLIDTDVRKPDLESLSHIRSRACDIKSAGYRFVTRTEKVKENDVEKEVKNAYLQMGIKLYESVSSWEACEVSVLIDSDNDGVAEQEWVASQAEVLPGLNKAIPNGFYSFLIDAKKARTLRDQYEIYQRLTQGDTVKKDEMRDTSETKNDEGKVEDYRKALLSLTTYKPYNQSSVSVMEIKLADLAKTEAGKIRFKMASIDTNESSTQPDDFLAGKDKWHSIDASESEIKMMTEEINLEANEKKKVELAKSESSKGIVLYSPTNSDGKRDESKDLQEIILK, from the coding sequence ATGAAAGCCATTCCTTCTCTATCACTCCTAATCCTTCTTGCTTCATGTGGATTCAACACATCCCCTGATCAAATGAAGAAACTAGATTTGGTAAACTCGAATGTCATTTCGATTAGAGAAGTTAATGCTGAAGTCGCTACCTTCATGGTTCGCTTAGATGCCCCGGCACTTCTTGAATCGGCTTCATACAATGGTGCCCACATTCAAATTGATGAAGGCCAGAAAGCACTGGTTCTTTCTCAGCAACAACAGTTTGTAGAATCAATCAAAAAACTTGATCCAAGCATCCAGGTTCTCTATAGCACTAAGCTTGTTATGAACTCTGTCACAATCATTGCCCACCCAAGTATCATGGGTGCAGTTAACCAACTTCCAATGGTTAAAAACGTAAGAGAAATGTCACTCTTTAATTCACCTTCTCCAGTGACACTAAATAATTCGAAAGAGGCCCTAACTAAAACTATCGAAGACCTTACGCAAAAGAACTCGGTTAGTTTCATTGGAGCTAAAGAGGCCCGTGAATCAATGGGTCTTACAGGTAAAGGCCTGAGAATTGGTATCCTTGATACCGGCATCGATTATACTCACAAAATGTTTGGCGGAAGTGGAAGCGTTGAGGAATATAAAGGCATCGATGCAACAAAAGAAGTATCAATGTTCCCTAACGATAAAATCGTTGGTGGTATTGATCTCGTTGGTGATCTTTATTCACCAGGCTCTCCGTATAAAGAGCACAGAATTCCAAAACCAGATATGAACCCACTGGACTATAACGGTCACGGTACACACGTAGCTGGTACAGTCGCTGGTCACGGTGATGGCGTAAACACTTACGATGGTGTGGCACCAGATTCAACAATGTATGCCATTAAAGTATTCGGTCAAAACTCAACTGGTGATGCAGTGGTAATCGCTGGTCTTGAATATTCAGTAGATCCAAATGGCGATTTAAATCCAGATGACAGAATGGATATCGTTAACCTATCTCTTGGTGGCCCATACGGTAAACCATCAATTAACTACGCTGAAGCAGTTAAAAACATTGTGAAGGCCGGAGTTTCTTTTGTGGCCGCAGCTGGTAACTCAGGAAGTGTTCCTTTTATCGTAGGAGCTCCAAGTACAGCAGTTGACGCTTTTTCAGTGGCAGCGGGGATCGATGACATGCTTCATACGACTCAAGTCGATGCAGCAAGAGTCGCAATTGATGGTGCCGAAGAAAATATCATTTCGGTTTATGGAGAATTCTCAAAGAAATTAAAAGAAGGCGAAGTTGTTTCTGGGGAAATCGCTTATATCGGTCTAGCTAACGAGGCCCTAAGTCCAGAACTTGCGGCCCAAGTTCAAGGTAAAATTGCCCTCATTGATCGTGGTGGTGAACCATTCGCTACGAAAGCTGGACATGCTCTAAAAGCTGGTGCTATCGGAGTTGCAGTCGCAAATAATAATGATGAAGAACCATCTTCTATGGTTGGCGATGGTGAATTAACCATCCCAGCAGTTATGATCTCAAAGGCCCAAGGACAGAAGCTTCAAGGAGCTCTGAAGGCCAATAAAGAAGTGAAATTCTCTTTCTCAACAGAGTATAAGTTCTCAAGAACTGAATTTATCGACACAATCACTGGCTTCTCTTCAAGAGGACCAAGATCGGAAGACGGTATCATTAAGCCGGAAATCGTGGCCCCGGGTCAGCTTATTACTTCTGCCAAAGCTGGCGGCGGTGAAAAAGCAGCGAGACTAAATGGGACTTCGATGGCCTCTCCACACATGGCCGGTGTAATGGCCCTCGTAAAACAACGCTTTCCAGATCTCTCAGTACTTGATCATAAATATATCCTTATGAGCACAGCTAAGATCATTAGTGATAATAAAGGTGTTCGTTACCCAGTGACATCGCAGGGAGCAGGCCGAGTCGATGTGATGAAAGCGGTAAATGCCAAAGTACTTCCATCTCGTGGTAGTTTCTCACTTGGTAAGGTCGATCTTTCAAGAAATGAAATTAAAGAACAAAATATCACACTTACGAATTTAACATCTGAAGACATTGAATTCATGCTCAAAGCAGAATTAACTCCAGGTTTAGTTCTTAATGAAACATCTCGCAGCTTCAGCATTAAAGCTGGCGGTAAGCTTGATCTGAATTTACATTTCAATCTCAACCTTACCGATAAAGATCGCTCAAATTATGACGGCTTCATTAAGCTCATTGATGATTCAGGAAAAGTAATGGCGAGCTTCCCGGTTCTTGCGGTGGTTCACCAATCTTCTGAAATCTCAGCTGTAGCGGTTAATCAGGTTGAAGATAAATTCTCAGTAACGCTTAAAAACAACAGCTCGATGAAAGGAACTGTTCTTCCATTTAACCTCATCGATACTGATGTTAGAAAACCAGACCTTGAAAGTCTCTCTCATATCCGCTCACGCGCTTGTGATATCAAGTCGGCCGGTTATAGATTTGTAACTCGCACAGAAAAGGTTAAAGAAAACGATGTAGAAAAAGAAGTTAAGAATGCTTACCTTCAAATGGGTATAAAGCTTTATGAATCAGTAAGTAGCTGGGAAGCTTGTGAAGTTTCAGTGCTTATCGATTCGGACAATGACGGTGTTGCAGAACAGGAATGGGTCGCTTCTCAAGCAGAAGTCCTTCCTGGTCTTAACAAAGCAATCCCAAATGGATTCTATTCATTCCTCATTGATGCAAAAAAGGCACGCACACTTAGAGATCAGTATGAGATCTATCAACGTCTTACTCAAGGTGACACGGTCAAGAAAGATGAGATGCGTGACACAAGTGAGACGAAGAACGATGAAGGTAAAGTTGAAGATTATAGAAAGGCTCTTCTTAGCCTGACCACTTACAAACCTTACAATCAGTCGTCAGTTTCTGTAATGGAAATCAAACTAGCTGACCTCGCGAAAACCGAAGCCGGAAAGATCAGATTTAAAATGGCGAGCATTGATACCAATGAAAGCTCGACACAACCGGATGATTTCCTTGCTGGTAAAGACAAGTGGCATTCGATTGATGCTTCTGAGTCAGAAATTAAAATGATGACAGAAGAAATTAATCTTGAGGCCAATGAGAAGAAGAAAGTTGAATTGGCGAAATCTGAAAGCTCAAAAGGAATCGTTCTTTACTCTCCAACTAACTCAGATGGTAAGAGAGATGAGAGCAAGGATCTTCAGGAAATTATCTTAAAATAA
- the pdxR gene encoding MocR-like pyridoxine biosynthesis transcription factor PdxR yields the protein MRTKTNIGYKDIYNRIKKSIQNGSLKPGNKVTSIRNLSTELKVAKRTVEAAYDMLIGEGYLVTKGPKGTIVNPDIVIPQIKPEKTFQVQDPELVSIMKIRDENGLFRLGTPALDQFPYKIWLLISGRIIRKMDPVDLLNPPVTGYRPLREAIANYINVSRGISCSPEQIIITSGYKHSLSLILHTLAKKSDKVVFEEPGYIFGAKLLKRIVDRLFFNPVDSRGLNMDYFKKHHKDAKFVLTAPTHQSPLTVSLSLSRRQELLAWAESEKSWIIEDDYDGEFHYKKRVIPALKSIDVNDRVIYVGTFSKTIMPSIRTSYIVVPALTVSSFIENSEIFETSQPLLQQKILASFIHEGHFYKHLKRMRSLYQQRRNFVIGALQRVFPKVFKFEMTDGGMQLVAYLEKGDDDVGLAEIWQKNGLLVYPLSKWFSGKKKRYGLIIGFTNITSEEQATAAFKKVSKETYEFLEDDN from the coding sequence ATGAGAACAAAGACCAATATCGGCTATAAAGACATTTATAATAGAATCAAGAAAAGTATTCAAAACGGCTCACTCAAGCCGGGGAATAAGGTAACTTCTATCAGAAACCTTTCCACTGAACTCAAAGTTGCGAAAAGAACCGTTGAGGCCGCTTACGATATGCTGATTGGTGAAGGTTATCTGGTTACGAAGGGCCCAAAAGGGACAATCGTAAATCCTGATATTGTTATTCCTCAGATAAAGCCAGAAAAAACTTTTCAAGTGCAAGACCCTGAGCTTGTCTCAATAATGAAGATTCGTGATGAAAATGGTCTTTTTAGGTTGGGAACTCCGGCCTTGGATCAATTTCCATATAAGATTTGGCTACTGATTTCTGGAAGAATCATCCGCAAGATGGATCCAGTAGATCTTTTAAATCCACCGGTCACAGGATATCGGCCTTTAAGAGAAGCAATTGCAAATTACATTAATGTCTCTAGAGGAATTAGCTGCTCTCCAGAACAAATTATTATCACGAGTGGATATAAGCATAGCCTGTCTTTGATACTACATACCCTTGCAAAGAAATCTGACAAAGTAGTGTTTGAAGAACCTGGATATATATTTGGTGCGAAATTGCTAAAAAGGATTGTTGATAGGCTCTTTTTTAATCCGGTTGATTCACGTGGTTTGAATATGGATTATTTCAAGAAACATCACAAGGATGCAAAGTTTGTTTTGACCGCACCAACGCACCAAAGTCCTTTAACTGTTTCATTATCGTTGTCCAGGAGACAAGAACTCCTGGCCTGGGCCGAATCAGAAAAATCGTGGATTATTGAAGATGATTACGATGGGGAATTTCATTATAAAAAGAGAGTTATTCCAGCTCTGAAAAGTATAGATGTTAATGATCGGGTGATCTATGTTGGAACTTTTAGTAAAACCATCATGCCGTCAATTCGGACAAGTTATATTGTTGTGCCAGCTTTGACTGTATCAAGTTTCATTGAAAACTCAGAGATATTCGAAACTAGTCAGCCCCTCCTGCAGCAGAAAATTTTGGCAAGTTTTATTCATGAGGGACACTTCTATAAACATCTCAAAAGAATGCGAAGTCTTTACCAGCAGAGAAGAAACTTTGTAATTGGTGCCTTACAGAGGGTTTTCCCAAAAGTTTTCAAGTTCGAGATGACTGACGGAGGAATGCAGTTGGTTGCTTACCTTGAGAAAGGGGATGATGATGTTGGACTCGCAGAGATATGGCAGAAAAACGGTCTGCTTGTCTACCCTCTGTCTAAATGGTTCAGTGGTAAGAAAAAGAGGTATGGATTAATTATTGGATTCACCAATATTACTTCAGAAGAACAAGCAACAGCTGCTTTTAAGAAGGTTTCGAAAGAAACTTATGAATTCTTAGAAGACGATAATTAG
- a CDS encoding carboxymuconolactone decarboxylase family protein — MNARLNHFETVPGLMKELFDLSIASYKSSIDHTIKNLVEIRASQINGCAFCLDIHVKQGKIAGEKEIRMFHVPIWRDSHLFTAKEKAALELTEALTQLGKHGVTDEVYATVKEHFSDSEISELTFAIGLINLWNRIQILAQAEIGSRDAAQGLEKAGYSL; from the coding sequence ATGAATGCTCGTCTAAATCACTTTGAAACCGTTCCCGGACTTATGAAAGAACTTTTTGACCTTAGCATAGCCTCTTACAAGTCATCTATTGATCACACAATCAAAAACCTCGTTGAAATCAGAGCGTCTCAAATTAATGGATGTGCCTTTTGTCTCGATATCCATGTAAAACAAGGGAAAATTGCAGGGGAAAAAGAAATTAGAATGTTTCACGTTCCAATCTGGCGCGACTCCCACCTTTTTACAGCAAAAGAAAAAGCGGCGCTTGAACTTACGGAAGCACTTACTCAGCTAGGCAAACATGGAGTGACAGATGAGGTTTATGCAACTGTAAAAGAGCATTTTTCAGACTCTGAAATCTCAGAATTAACTTTTGCGATTGGTCTTATCAACTTATGGAATAGAATTCAAATTTTAGCTCAGGCAGAAATTGGATCGCGAGATGCAGCTCAAGGACTAGAGAAAGCAGGATACAGTTTATAA
- a CDS encoding SWIB/MDM2 domain-containing protein yields MAKKATKKATAKKAPAKKATAKKAAAPKKATAKKATAKKAAAPKKATAKKAAAPKKAKSARKPNAAFMTAFTPSTELAGVIGSAAVPRTEVVKKLWAYIKKNNLQNPKNKRNILCDDKLSKVFGKKEVTMFELASLIGKHLK; encoded by the coding sequence ATGGCTAAGAAAGCAACAAAGAAAGCTACTGCGAAGAAAGCACCTGCAAAGAAAGCTACAGCTAAAAAAGCTGCTGCTCCTAAAAAAGCTACTGCAAAGAAAGCTACAGCTAAAAAAGCTGCTGCTCCTAAGAAAGCTACAGCTAAAAAAGCTGCTGCTCCTAAAAAAGCAAAATCAGCTCGTAAACCAAATGCTGCTTTCATGACAGCATTTACTCCATCTACAGAGCTAGCTGGCGTAATCGGTTCAGCTGCAGTTCCTAGAACTGAAGTTGTTAAGAAGCTTTGGGCTTACATCAAGAAGAACAATCTTCAGAACCCAAAAAACAAAAGAAACATTCTTTGTGACGATAAACTTTCAAAAGTTTTCGGTAAAAAAGAAGTTACTATGTTTGAACTTGCTTCACTAATCGGCAAGCACCTTAAGTAG
- a CDS encoding serine hydrolase domain-containing protein → MKILNDLKFLFSPYVGPSLIKGLAVIVVHNSNSLIICHGSSNAKLKTPMLDNTYFEIASITKTFVGILVSKMVLENKLSLDSKLSLYFTVVPEAQDVSILELMTHTSGLPRLPSNLKPTNPMNPYQDYSYNDLTNELKQVEIGQKQYLYSNLGFAILGKIIEKIYGDTFSNVLRKEVLIPLELSDMSFSNDSRPIPLTSVHSSHFPNVEPWVLGEFEAAGGLRANILQMQKYLMANILPEKTPLKEAILFSHTIFHQADEFRVAMAWHQENMSGNYFHEGGTYGSSSLIEFNPGSKTGIVILSNTYTSFEEFGPAIESAYKLFEK, encoded by the coding sequence ATGAAAATACTTAATGATCTAAAATTTCTCTTCTCACCTTACGTCGGACCAAGCCTTATCAAAGGGTTGGCCGTAATTGTCGTACATAACAGTAATTCGTTAATCATTTGTCATGGTTCTTCTAATGCTAAATTGAAGACACCGATGTTAGATAATACTTACTTTGAAATCGCTTCGATTACTAAGACATTTGTAGGCATCCTCGTTTCTAAAATGGTTTTAGAAAACAAATTAAGCCTCGATTCAAAACTCTCGTTATATTTTACTGTAGTTCCGGAAGCTCAGGATGTTTCGATTCTTGAATTGATGACCCATACTTCAGGTCTGCCAAGGCTCCCAAGTAATTTGAAACCTACGAATCCCATGAATCCGTATCAGGACTATTCATATAATGATCTTACTAATGAGTTGAAACAGGTTGAGATTGGCCAAAAGCAATACCTGTATTCAAATCTTGGATTTGCGATTCTCGGAAAAATAATTGAAAAGATTTATGGAGATACTTTTTCAAATGTCCTCAGAAAAGAAGTTCTGATACCACTAGAACTTTCTGATATGAGTTTCTCAAATGATTCTCGGCCCATACCTCTGACCAGTGTTCATTCATCTCATTTTCCTAATGTTGAGCCATGGGTATTAGGGGAATTTGAAGCAGCCGGTGGATTGAGGGCCAATATCCTGCAAATGCAAAAGTATTTAATGGCAAATATTTTGCCGGAGAAGACTCCGCTTAAGGAGGCCATTCTTTTTTCACATACAATTTTTCATCAGGCAGATGAATTTCGTGTAGCAATGGCCTGGCACCAAGAAAATATGTCCGGGAATTATTTTCATGAAGGGGGAACCTATGGAAGTAGTAGTTTAATTGAGTTTAATCCTGGGAGTAAAACGGGGATTGTCATTCTCTCTAATACATACACAAGTTTCGAAGAATTTGGACCGGCAATTGAAAGTGCGTATAAACTTTTTGAAAAATAA
- a CDS encoding GlxA family transcriptional regulator, with amino-acid sequence MPRLKKHIAIGILLYPTATPTISLLMRDIFLTANQVLGKSYYDIELISVDGETFEFQDVAIKTKKANKNYDILLVSPYSRSSEDKAINEVISVIQSYYAKKTKIASPCLGSIILAQSGILKGKEATTHWAALDDAQKRFPDVKWNSKDMLCKTGTVTTAGGYLAAVDLILNLVSETSNKKTAHEIGRLLLAESSREKQSVYATSLISHKDETSTFYALESWIEKNISKDITVPMMSDFSNMSLRNFQRQFTEIHGVSPKGYLQLKRIEKAKALLRDTRLSVDLIVEKIGLSDVSSFRKLFQREVGMTPAEYRKRIK; translated from the coding sequence ATGCCAAGACTAAAAAAACATATCGCTATTGGTATTCTTTTGTATCCAACTGCCACACCCACTATTTCTCTTCTTATGCGAGACATTTTTCTTACTGCCAATCAAGTGCTGGGAAAGAGTTACTACGACATTGAATTAATAAGTGTAGATGGAGAGACTTTTGAATTCCAAGATGTGGCCATCAAAACCAAGAAAGCGAACAAGAACTACGACATTTTATTAGTCTCTCCTTATTCTCGATCATCTGAAGATAAAGCCATAAATGAAGTAATCAGTGTCATTCAAAGTTACTATGCTAAAAAAACAAAGATAGCCTCTCCTTGTTTAGGTTCAATTATTCTTGCTCAGTCTGGCATCCTTAAAGGCAAAGAAGCCACTACCCATTGGGCAGCTCTGGATGATGCCCAAAAGCGGTTTCCTGATGTGAAATGGAACTCTAAAGACATGTTATGCAAGACCGGAACAGTTACAACAGCAGGGGGATATCTAGCAGCAGTTGACCTAATTTTGAATTTAGTTTCAGAAACTAGCAATAAAAAGACAGCTCATGAAATTGGCCGTCTTTTACTAGCTGAAAGTAGTCGTGAGAAACAATCAGTGTATGCAACAAGCCTTATCTCGCATAAAGACGAGACTTCAACTTTTTATGCATTGGAATCTTGGATAGAGAAAAATATAAGTAAGGACATAACTGTTCCAATGATGTCGGATTTTAGCAACATGAGCTTACGAAATTTTCAGCGGCAGTTCACTGAGATACATGGTGTAAGTCCCAAAGGCTATCTACAACTTAAGCGTATTGAGAAAGCGAAGGCCTTGCTTCGTGACACACGACTTAGTGTCGATTTAATAGTAGAGAAAATCGGCTTAAGTGATGTCTCTTCATTTAGAAAGCTATTCCAGCGAGAAGTAGGAATGACTCCGGCAGAGTACAGGAAACGTATTAAATAA
- a CDS encoding sensor histidine kinase translates to MGKKVREEVPLTNSIDTPVLIDTLPSFLDNIAEAVSVNHIKPTANAFNNIATEHGGERARLTAYNHRHLIREYQLLRWVLIETLEEAMQVEKTAITIIHASIDEAIQQAATSFSLVQERLREQYMATLSHDMKTPLSSITMASGILLRQSQDPSVLKQASKIKHSANRLNQMIEDLLDLTSVNMNGRLKLKLEQCDVYEISEEVMDEIEFNAKNKRLILTGEKVQGLWDRSYLKRAIENLISNAIKYGDKDSSITIKISTTFGRMTWTIHNEGSPIPLEERECIFQVFRRAEAAKSGRAQGWGLGLPLVRAVCESHGGSIGVDSSSETGTTFIIDIPIDSSPYQQAPALPMM, encoded by the coding sequence ATGGGAAAAAAAGTTCGAGAGGAGGTACCATTAACAAACTCCATTGATACCCCTGTACTGATTGATACTCTCCCTTCATTTTTAGATAACATTGCGGAAGCAGTTTCAGTTAACCACATAAAACCAACAGCAAATGCATTCAACAACATCGCCACTGAACACGGAGGTGAAAGGGCGCGCCTTACAGCTTACAACCATAGACATTTAATCAGAGAATATCAGTTACTGAGATGGGTATTAATTGAAACGTTAGAAGAAGCTATGCAGGTGGAAAAAACAGCAATAACCATAATTCACGCCTCGATCGACGAAGCTATTCAGCAAGCAGCAACTTCTTTTTCATTAGTTCAAGAACGATTACGTGAACAATACATGGCAACTTTATCGCATGATATGAAAACGCCGCTTTCTTCGATTACGATGGCGTCCGGCATTCTATTGAGGCAATCACAAGACCCGTCTGTTCTAAAACAAGCGAGTAAAATAAAGCATAGCGCGAATCGACTTAACCAGATGATTGAAGACCTTCTCGATCTAACCTCAGTGAATATGAACGGAAGATTGAAACTGAAACTTGAACAATGTGATGTATATGAAATTAGTGAAGAAGTAATGGATGAGATTGAGTTCAATGCAAAAAATAAACGTTTGATCCTGACTGGAGAAAAGGTTCAAGGCCTCTGGGACAGAAGCTATCTAAAACGGGCCATCGAAAATCTCATTTCAAATGCTATTAAGTACGGTGATAAAGATTCTTCAATTACAATCAAGATCAGTACAACATTCGGAAGAATGACTTGGACCATTCATAATGAAGGTAGCCCCATCCCACTTGAGGAACGAGAATGCATTTTTCAGGTTTTTCGAAGAGCAGAAGCTGCCAAGTCGGGGCGCGCTCAAGGATGGGGTTTAGGTTTACCGTTGGTGAGGGCCGTTTGTGAATCACATGGTGGAAGCATTGGCGTTGATAGCAGTTCTGAGACAGGAACTACATTTATAATAGACATTCCCATAGATTCATCACCTTATCAGCAAGCTCCTGCCCTACCCATGATGTAG
- a CDS encoding MBL fold metallo-hydrolase, with protein sequence MNLFRLKTVSFLTAGILLTSCSFAKKDSTTKKSDISITQVRNATLQIRYSGKRLLIDPMLAKKGSYPGFPGTANSHLRNPLVDLPIPADDVIDVDAIIVTHLHLDHWDDEAQRLIPKEKPIFVQNQEDEKALEAQGFKNVTPLTDKVVWEGITISKTQGTHGTKETVKKFPILGAVSGFVLSHPDEKKIYLAGDTVWNEEVKKALDLHRPEIIILNAGAAVVVGEPPIIMDQNDVVSVVKHAPYATVIATHMEAINHCILTRKQLREYLETKKVSSNVKIPMDGENLNL encoded by the coding sequence ATGAATTTATTCAGATTGAAGACAGTGTCATTCTTAACAGCTGGAATTTTGCTTACAAGCTGTAGTTTTGCCAAAAAAGATTCTACCACGAAGAAGAGTGATATCAGTATTACTCAAGTCAGAAATGCGACGTTACAGATCAGATATTCTGGTAAAAGGTTGTTGATCGATCCAATGCTGGCAAAAAAAGGCTCTTATCCAGGATTTCCGGGAACTGCAAACTCACATCTCAGAAATCCTTTAGTCGACCTCCCAATTCCTGCTGACGATGTAATTGATGTGGATGCAATCATTGTTACACACCTTCACCTCGATCATTGGGACGATGAAGCTCAACGGCTAATCCCTAAAGAGAAGCCAATCTTTGTTCAAAACCAAGAGGACGAGAAGGCCTTAGAAGCACAGGGCTTTAAGAATGTTACTCCCCTTACTGATAAAGTTGTCTGGGAAGGAATCACTATTTCGAAGACTCAGGGAACTCATGGAACAAAAGAAACTGTTAAAAAGTTTCCTATCTTGGGAGCAGTCTCAGGTTTTGTATTGTCTCATCCAGATGAGAAAAAAATCTACCTAGCTGGAGACACAGTTTGGAATGAAGAAGTCAAAAAAGCTCTTGATCTGCACAGGCCGGAGATCATAATTTTGAATGCTGGAGCTGCGGTTGTTGTTGGTGAGCCCCCTATTATTATGGACCAGAATGATGTTGTATCCGTTGTAAAGCACGCTCCGTACGCAACAGTTATTGCAACACATATGGAAGCAATAAATCATTGTATCCTTACTAGAAAGCAACTAAGAGAATATCTAGAAACTAAGAAAGTAAGTTCAAATGTTAAAATTCCTATGGATGGAGAAAATTTAAATCTATAA
- a CDS encoding Fpg/Nei family DNA glycosylase — protein MPELPEVETIRSQLSEYLPLKIDSVSTTPQLKQNILHTDLDLTGKTLVTIKRKGKMLDFIFDDGSHLLSHLGMTGTWLIGETIKATKHTHLTLKGPNYTLAYDDPRRFGHMYYYSAEEAALKLAELGLDLADPEFDIEYLTNAIKRYPERALKVTLLDQKLFAGSGNYIANEICARAGIRPTRKCKQIKKDEFPKILNAIKQVLEPALQSGGTTFQGGYRDSTGEYGQGVQHLVVFYQKTCQLCKKTPVKKIILAQRGTYYCPKCQK, from the coding sequence ATGCCCGAACTACCCGAAGTCGAAACCATCCGCTCCCAGCTCTCTGAATATCTTCCTCTGAAGATAGATTCAGTCTCTACGACTCCGCAGTTAAAGCAAAACATCCTTCACACGGATCTCGATCTCACCGGTAAAACTCTTGTGACGATTAAACGCAAAGGCAAAATGTTGGATTTCATCTTCGATGATGGATCGCATCTCCTTTCGCACCTGGGAATGACCGGTACGTGGCTCATCGGTGAAACAATCAAGGCCACCAAACACACGCATTTGACGTTAAAAGGCCCGAATTACACCCTCGCTTACGATGACCCTCGCCGCTTCGGTCATATGTATTATTACAGCGCTGAAGAAGCCGCATTAAAGCTTGCTGAGTTGGGCCTTGATCTAGCTGATCCTGAGTTCGACATAGAATATCTTACGAATGCGATTAAACGTTATCCAGAACGCGCCCTCAAGGTAACTCTCCTGGATCAGAAACTCTTCGCGGGATCTGGGAACTATATCGCCAACGAAATCTGCGCTCGCGCGGGAATTCGTCCTACTCGCAAATGTAAGCAAATCAAAAAAGATGAATTCCCGAAAATCCTCAACGCCATTAAACAAGTTTTAGAACCCGCCCTTCAATCAGGTGGAACCACTTTCCAAGGTGGCTATCGTGACTCAACAGGTGAATACGGCCAGGGTGTTCAGCACTTAGTGGTTTTCTATCAGAAGACCTGTCAGCTCTGTAAGAAGACGCCCGTAAAGAAAATTATCTTAGCTCAAAGAGGCACGTACTACTGTCCTAAATGCCAGAAGTAA